The following proteins are co-located in the Macadamia integrifolia cultivar HAES 741 chromosome 3, SCU_Mint_v3, whole genome shotgun sequence genome:
- the LOC122073762 gene encoding naringenin,2-oxoglutarate 3-dioxygenase-like, which yields MAPSTLTALVEEKTLPASFVTDEDERPKVAYNQFSNEISVISLAGIDDDSKGRRAEICKNIVDACEDWGIFQVVDHGVDANLISEMTSLAREFFAFPPEEKLRFDMCGGKKKGGFIVSSHLQWMQGEAVQNWREVVTYFSYPIRSRDYSRWPDKPEEWKAVTQTYSEKLMGLACKLLEVLSEAMGLEKGAVTKACVDMEQKIVVNFYPKCPQPDLTLGVRRHTDPSIITLLLQDQVGGLQATRDGGKTWNTVQPVEGSFVVIIGDHGHYLSNGRFKNPDHQAVVNSNYSRLSIATFQNPAPEAVVYPLKVREGDKPMLEEPITYAEMYRRKMTKDLERVRLKKLAKEQQLQELEKTKLESKPIDESFA from the exons ATGGCCCCTTCTACCTTGACGGCTTTGGTGGAGGAGAAGACGCTTCCAGCAAGCTTCGTGACAGACGAAGACGAGCGTCCCAAGGTAGCATACAACCAGTTCAGCAACGAAATCTCAGTGATTTCTTTGGCAGGTATCGATGATGACTCTAAGGGGAGAAGGGCAGAGATCTGCAAGAACATCGTGGATGCTTGCGAGGACTGGGGTATCTTCCAGGTCGTCGATCATGGCGTCGATGCCAACCTCATTTCCGAGATGACCTCCCTTGCTCGCGAGTTCTTCGCTTTCCCTCCCGAAGAGAAGCTCCGCTTTGACATGTGCGGTGGCAAGAAGAAGGGTGGCTTCATCGTCTCCAGTCACCTCCAG TGGATGCAAGGAGAGGCAGTCCAAAACTGGCGTGAGGTCGTGACCTACTTCTCATACCCAATTCGATCTCGTGATTACTCGAGGTGGCCTGACAAGCCTGAGGAATGGAAAGCAGTGACCCAAACCTACAGCGAGAAGCTCATGGGGCTGGCCTGCAAGCTACTGGAGGTGCTCTCTGAGGCCATGGGACTCGAAAAGGGAGCCGTCACCAAGGCCTGCGTTGATATGGAACAGAAAATTGTGGTGAACTTCTACCCCAAGTGCCCACAGCCCGACCTCACCCTTGGCGTCAGGCGTCACACCGACCCTAGCATCATCACCCTCCTCCTCCAGGACCAGGTGGGTGGCCTCCAGGCCACCAGAGATGGCGGAAAGACTTGGAACACTGTTCAGCCCGTTGAGGGTTCTTTCGTCGTTATCATCGGCGACCATGGCCAC TACTTGAGTAATGGGAGGTTTAAGAACCCAGATCACCAGGCAGTGGTGAACTCCAACTACAGTCGGTTGTCAATTGCCACGTTCCAGAACCCAGCCCCTGAGGCGGTCGTGTACCCATTGAAGGTCAGAGAGGGGGACAAGCCCATGCTGGAGGAACCCATCACTTATGCAGAGATGTACAGGAGGAAGATGACCAAGGATCTGGAGCGGGTCAGGCTTAAGAAGTTGGCCAAGGAGCAACAGTTGCAGGAACTGGAGAAGACCAAGCTAGAGAGCAAACCCATTGACGAGAGTTTTGCCTGA
- the LOC122073067 gene encoding probable alkaline/neutral invertase B: MDVSQNGSVKNQDQRCSLAEIEECDFSKLAEKPRTLNIERQRSFDERSLSELSIGLSPRLYPRNADNYSRIMDHFDSVFSPGRRSGLTTPHSQQHSFEPHPMVAEAWEALRRSLVYFRGQPVGTIAALDPSDEDLNYDQVFVRDFFPSALAFLMNGEPQIVRNFILKTLRLQSWEKKIDRFKLGEGVMPASFKVLHDPVRNYETLIADFGESAIGRVAPVDSGFWWIILLRAYTKSTGDSSLADMPECQNGMRLILSLCLSEGFDTFPTLLCADGCCMVDRRMGVYGYPIEIQALFFMALRCALLLLKQDDEGKEMVERIVTRLHALSYHMRSYFWIDLKQLNDIYRYKTEEYSHTAVNKFNIMPDSLPDWVLDFMPTHGGYFVGNVSPARMDFRWFCLGNCIAILSSLATPDQSAAIMDLIESRWEELVGEMPLKVCYPAIESHEWRIVTGYDPKNTRWSYHNGGSWPVLLWLLTAACIKTGRPQIARRAIELAESRLLKDSWPEYYDGKLGRYIGKQARKFQTWSIAGYLVAKMMLEDPSHLGMVSLEEDKQMKPLIKRSASWTC; encoded by the exons ATGGATGTCTCTCAGAATGGAAGTGTTAAGAATCAAGATCAACGATGCAGTTTAGCTGAGATTGAAGAATGCGATTTCTCAAAGCTAGCGGAGAAACCCAGGACTCTGAATATAGAGCGGCAGAGGTCATTTGATGAGAGGTCTCTCAGCGAATTATCTATTGGTTTATCCCCTCGACTGTATCCCAGGAATGCCGACAATTACTCCCGGATAATGGACCATTTTGACAGTGTATTTTCTCCGGGTAGAAGGTCTGGCTTGACCACCCCTCACTCACAACAACATAGCTTCGAGCCTCACCCCATGGTTGCTGAAGCATGGGAGGCCTTGAGACGTTCTTTGGTCTACTTTCGTGGCCAACCAGTAGGGACTATTGCTGCCTTGGACCCCTCTGATGAGGATCTTAACTATGATCAG GTGTTTGTGAGAGACTTTTTCCCAAGTGCCCTGGCCTTTTTGATGAATGGTGAACCTCAAATAGTCAggaatttcattttaaaaactTTACGCCTCCAATcatgggagaaaaaaattgatcgCTTTAAGCTTGGAGAAGGAGTGATGCCGGCAAGTTTTAAAGTACTTCATGATCCTGTTCGGAACTATGAAACTTTAATCGCTGATTTTGGCGAGAGTGCAATAGGAAGAGTTGCTCCTGTTGATTCCGGATTCTGGTGGATTATACTGCTCCGTGCATACACAAAGTCAACAGGAGACTCCTCCTTGGCTGATATGCCAGAATGCCAAAATGGTATGCGCCTTATTCTGAGTTTGTGTCTTTCTGAGGGATTTGATACGTTCCCGACCTTGCTCTGTGCCGATGGATGTTGCATGGTTGACCGTAGAATG GGTGTTTATGGTTACCCTATTGAAATACAAGCACTCTTCTTCATGGCTTTAAGATGTGCTCTGCTTTTACTTAAGCAAGATGATGAGGGCAAGGAGATGGTAGAGAGAATAGTTACACGCCTACATGCCTTGAGTTATCACATGCGTAGTTATTTTTGGATTGATCTAAAGCAGCTTAATGACATTTATCGGTATAAAACAGAGGAGTATTCTCACACTGCAGTCAATAAGTTCAACATAATGCCTGATTCTCTTCCAGATTGGGTGTTAGATTTTATGCCAACACATGGAGGTTACTTTGTTGGAAATGTCAGTCCTGCGAGGATGGATTTCCGTTGGTTTTGCCTGGGTAATTGTATTGCAATTTTGTCCTCTCTGGCAACCCCTGATCAATCTGCAGCAATAATGGATCTCATTGAATCAAGATGGGAGGAATTGGTAGGAGAAATGCCACTAAAAGTTTGTTATCCAGCCATAGAAAGTCATGAATGGAGAATTGTAACAGGTTATGACCCAAAAAATACCAGGTGGAGTTACCACAATGGAGGATCTTGGCCAG TGCTTCTGTGGCTTCTCACGGCTGCATGCATCAAAACTGGGCGTCCACAGATCGCAAGACGTGCCATAGAACTTGCTGAGAGCCGATTATTGAAAGACAGTTGGCCTGAATATTATGATGGAAAGCTTGGAAGGTACATTGGGAAGCAAGCTCGTAAATTTCAGACATGGTCCATTGCAGGTTACTTGGTAGCAAAGATGATGCTCGAAGACCCATCTCACTTGGGTATGGTTTCTCTTGAGGAAGATAAACAGATGAAACCCCTCATTAAAAGATCTGCTTCATGGACTTgttga